One stretch of Diabrotica undecimpunctata isolate CICGRU chromosome 5, icDiaUnde3, whole genome shotgun sequence DNA includes these proteins:
- the LOC140442375 gene encoding uncharacterized protein has product MWSTIDQIFLLRQTLEKTYEFEIDTHHLFIDFKSAYDCVDRSALYNAMAELDIPSQLITLVKATLSKVECKVKVQNRVSRSFQTHTGLRQGDSLSCLLFNIALERAIEKLGIPTRGTIINRSVQILAYADDIDNSNTDKKRPNTGF; this is encoded by the coding sequence ATGTGGTCAACAATTGATCAGATTTTCCTTCTCAGACAAACCTTAGAAAAGACATATGAATTTGAAATCGATACGCACCAcctcttcatagattttaaaagcgCTTATGACTGTGTAGACAGAAGCGCACTTTATAATGCCATGGCAGAACTAGATATTCCGTCGCAGCTAATAACATTGGTAAAGGCAACTCTTTCGAAAGTTGAGTGCAAAGTCAAGGTACAAAACAGAGTGTCAAGGTCTTTTCAAACACATACTGGATTACGCCAGGGAGACAGTCTATCGTGCCTATTGTTTAACATCGCACTAGAAAGAGCCATAGAGAAATTGGGCATACCAACCAGAGGTACGATCATCAATAGAAGTGTTCAGATATTGgcctacgcagatgacattgataATAGTAACACGGACAAAAAGAGGCCTAATACAGGCTTTTGA